The Candidatus Methylomirabilota bacterium genome has a segment encoding these proteins:
- a CDS encoding HEPN domain-containing protein, translating into MKAELATLLAQAEEKLRAAKLLLQGRAWGDASSRAYYAAFHAVSAALLSKEETYSSHAQVLGRFNKAFVHQGVFPKEFTTLLTRLYEDRQAGDYETALGVTEEDATRDVADAQRILEAVRQFLSSQEPG; encoded by the coding sequence ATGAAGGCTGAACTGGCCACCCTCCTGGCCCAGGCGGAGGAGAAACTGCGAGCGGCTAAGCTGCTCTTGCAAGGGAGGGCATGGGGTGATGCCTCTTCCAGGGCCTACTACGCAGCGTTTCACGCGGTGAGCGCCGCGCTCCTGTCCAAAGAGGAGACATACTCAAGTCACGCGCAAGTGCTTGGCCGATTCAACAAAGCGTTTGTTCATCAGGGGGTGTTCCCAAAAGAGTTCACGACGTTGCTCACCCGGCTTTACGAAGACCGGCAAGCAGGCGATTACGAGACCGCCCTGGGCGTAACAGAAGAGGATGCCACACGAGACGTTGCGGATGCCCAACGCATTCTGGAGGCGGTGCGCCAGTTCCTCTCTTCCCAGGAACCGGGGTGA
- the phnE gene encoding phosphonate ABC transporter, permease protein PhnE → MAHTPTQASALAEAKRRDLLSTPNLIFLAGFLALIVWSYVGTEFSLRGLLGGESAVQILTYTKKLFPPDLSKDFLLKAGYWILETFAMSFLGTILAIVIAFGLVFFSSRNLMFTGLLFEMERHRPWARALRTILYLSAKAALNLLRTIPHLVWALILVFAIGLGPFPGMLALGIHTGGVLGRLFGEVMENVEIQPIEALQATGASRLQILFYGILPQVLPECVAYTLYRWEVNIREAVILGYVGAGGLGQQIQIAISLFLEHRLLTLIFAIYLIVTAVDSLSAYLRSRLI, encoded by the coding sequence CACACTCCTACGCAGGCCTCGGCTCTTGCGGAAGCGAAGAGGCGCGATCTTCTCTCCACCCCCAATCTGATATTCCTGGCAGGCTTCCTCGCCCTCATAGTCTGGAGCTATGTGGGAACGGAGTTCTCGCTACGCGGCCTTCTAGGCGGCGAGAGTGCAGTCCAGATCCTGACCTACACCAAGAAGCTCTTTCCGCCTGATCTATCCAAAGACTTCCTGCTTAAGGCCGGCTACTGGATTCTCGAGACCTTCGCCATGTCGTTTCTCGGGACGATCCTAGCGATCGTGATCGCTTTCGGCCTGGTCTTTTTCTCCAGTCGTAATCTTATGTTCACCGGGCTGCTATTTGAGATGGAGCGGCACCGTCCGTGGGCTCGAGCGCTCCGGACCATCCTGTACCTCAGTGCCAAGGCCGCTCTTAATCTCCTTCGAACCATCCCCCATCTTGTCTGGGCGCTGATCCTGGTCTTCGCAATCGGCCTCGGCCCATTCCCAGGGATGCTCGCTCTGGGAATTCATACGGGCGGCGTCCTGGGGAGGCTGTTTGGAGAGGTGATGGAAAACGTCGAAATCCAGCCAATTGAGGCGTTACAGGCGACCGGCGCCAGCCGACTGCAGATTCTGTTCTACGGCATCCTCCCCCAGGTTCTGCCGGAATGCGTCGCCTACACCCTGTACCGCTGGGAGGTGAACATCCGAGAGGCGGTGATCCTCGGGTACGTGGGGGCCGGGGGACTGGGCCAACAGATCCAGATCGCCATCAGCCTCTTCTTAGAGCACCGGCTGTTGACCTTGATTTTCGCAATCTACCTGATCGTCACGGCCGTCGATTCCCTCAGCGCCTACCTCAGAAGCCGGCTGATCTAA